In the genome of Populus nigra chromosome 9, ddPopNigr1.1, whole genome shotgun sequence, one region contains:
- the LOC133702980 gene encoding protein YELLOW LEAF 1, choloroplastic-like yields the protein MLPFSASNISSVPVSVPAKTRGQCKGQIKQAGQGPLGLATQLQPIDRIKPFVHSSRKRSASIICSAAMNARCSTSGQTQTVLKETPTITKAPVREPTKTPQLDDGGPGLPPRDDGDGGGGGGGGGGNWSGGFFFFGFLAFLGFLKDKESEGDYRDSRRR from the exons ATGTTGCCCTTTTCTGCAAGTAATATCAGCTCTGTGCCTGTTTCTGTGCCAG CGAAGACAAGGGGTCAATGCAAGGGCCAAATTAAGCAAGCAGGACAAGGTCCACTTGGACTTGCTACACAATTACAGCCTATTGATAGAATAAAACCCTTTGTACATTCAAGTAGAAAGCGATCTGCTTCTATTATATGTTCTGCTGCTATG AATGCAAGATGCTCTACTTCAGGGCAAACTCAAACTGTTCTCAAGGAGACACCTACAATTACCAAGGCTCCTGTACGAG AACCAACGAAGACACCTCAACTTGATGACGGAGGACCTGGGCTCCCACCCCGTGATGACGGTGATGGTGGCGGTGGTgggggtggaggaggaggaaacTGGTCAGGTGGATTCTTCTTCTTTGGCTTTCTTGCTTTTCTAGGGTTCTTAAAAGACAAAGAGAGCGAGGGAGACTACCGGGACAGCAggagaagataa
- the LOC133702535 gene encoding obg-like ATPase 1, translating into MPPKASKSKEAPAERPILGRFSSHLKIGIVGLPNVGKSTLFNTLTKLSIPAENFPFCTIEPNEARVNIPDERFEWLCQLFKPKSEVSAFLEIHDIAGLVRGAHQGQGLGNSFLSHIRAVDGIFHVLRAFEDPDIIHVDDIVDPVRDLEVISAELRLKDIEFIERRIEDVEKSMKRSNDKQLKIELELCQKVKAWLEEEKDVRLGEWKAADIEILNTFQLLTAKPVVYLINMNEKDYQRKKNKFLPKIHAWVQEHGGETIIPFSCILERTLADMLPDEAAKYCEENKLQSCLPKIIKIGFSAINLIYFFTAGPDEVKCWQIRRQTKAPQAAGTIHTDFERGFICAEVMKFDDLKELGSESAVKAAGKYKQEGKTYVVQDGDIIFFKFNVSGGGKK; encoded by the exons atgccACCAAAAGCATCGAAATCCAAAGAAGCACCGGCAGAGAGGCCGATTCTTGGCCGATTCTCGTCGCACCTCAAGATCGGCATT GTTGGATTGCCGAATGTAGGGAAATCTACCCTTTTTAATACTCTGACGAAGCTGTCAATACCGGCTGAAAACTTCCCGTTTTGCACCATTGAGCCTAATGAGGCTAGGGTTAATATTCCTGATGAGAGATTCGAGTGGCTCTGCCAGCTGTTTAAGCCGAAAAGCGAG GTTTCAGCATTCTTGGAGATTCATGATATAGCTGGATTGGTTAGAGGTGCACATCAAGGTCAAGGATTGGGGAACAGTTTCTTATCTCACATTCGTGCTGTTGATggcatttttcatgttttgc GAGCATTTGAGGATCCTGATATTATCCATGTTGACGACATTGTGGATCCCGTTAGAGATCTTGAAGTTATTAGTGCAGAGCTACGACTGAAG GATATTGAGTTCATAGAGAGGAGGATAGAGGATGTTGAGAAGAGCATGAAGAGGAGCAATGATAAGCAGTTAAAAATAGAGCTGGAGTTGTGTCAAAAG GTCAAGGCTTGGCTTGAGGAAGAGAAAGATGTCCGTTTAGGAGAATGGAAAGCTGCTGATATCGAGATATTGAATACTTTTCAGTTGCTTACTGCCAAGCCAGTTGTCTACTTG ATTAACATGAATGAAAAGGATTAccaaagaaagaagaacaagTTTTTGCCCAAGATACATGCATG GGTGCAGGAACATGGCGGTGAAACCATTATTCCTTTCAGCTGTATATTAGAGAGAACTCTTGCTGATATGCTACCAGATGAAGCAGCTAAGTATTGCGAGGAGAACAAGTTACAAAG TTGCCTTCCAAAGATCATAAAGATTGGATTTTCAGCAATTAATCTAATTTACTTTTTCACTGCTGGCCCTGACGAG GTGAAATGTTGGCAAATCAGACGACAGACAAAAGCCCCCCAAGCTGCAGGGACTATCCATACTGATTTTGAAAGAGGATTTATATGTGCTGag GTCATGAAATTCGATGATCTGAAGGAGCTTGGTAGTGAGTCAGCTGTTAAG GCTGCTGGGAAGTATAAGCAGGAGGGGAAGACATACGTTGTCCAAGATGGAGACATAATATTCTTCAAGTTCAATGTGTCTGGGGGTGGAAAGAAGTga
- the LOC133702872 gene encoding 2-succinylbenzoate--CoA ligase, chloroplastic/peroxisomal isoform X2, giving the protein MANYSQAHICQCLTRLSTLRSTSVVTISGNRQKTGHQFVGDVLSLAHGLLQLGLGNGDIVAICGFNSDWYLEWLLAVAFVGGIVAPLNYRWVSTSPACSFEEAKSAMLMVRPVMLVTDESCKHWYQELQSNALPSVKWHVFSGSLSSGFEKTSNVLTTETLRKHVIGTKQLDYSWAPEGAVIICFTSGTTGRPKGVIISHSAMIVQSLAKVAVVGYSEDDVYLHTAPLCHIGGLSSAITMLMVGGCHVLIPKFEASLAIEAIKQHCVTSLITVPAMMADLISLTRLKETWKGRQYVKKLLNGGGSLSAELMKDATELFPRAKLLSAYETCSSLTFMTLHDPTLQTPAQTLQTVDKTKSSSVHQPNGVCVGKPPPNVELKISADEPSTIGRILTRGPHLMLSYWDQNPMKATESTNDFWLDTGDIGSIDDCGNVWLVGRQNAQIKSGGENIYPEEVEAMLLQHPGVIATVVVGVPEARLTEMVVACIKLRQSWHWTNNKCKQSAENNLTLCREVLRDYCREKKLTGFKVPKLFILWRKPFPLTTTGKIRRDQVRREVMSHLQFFPSNL; this is encoded by the exons ATGGCTAATTACTCTCAAGCCCACATTTGCCAGTGCCTAACCAGACTATCAACTCTACGTTCAACTTCTGTGGTTACCATCTCTGGTAATAGGCAAAAAACAGGACACCAGTTTGTGGGAGATGTTTTGTCTTTGGCTCATGGGCTGCTTCAACTTGGTCTTGGCAATGGTGACATTGTAGCCATCTGTGGTTTCAACAG TGATTGGTATTTGGAGTGGTTACTTGCTGTTGCATTTGTTGGAGGCATAGTTGCTCCTTTGAATTACCGATGGGTTAGTACATCACCTGCCTGT AGCTTCGAAGAAGCAAAATCAGCAATGTTAATGGTAAGGCCAGTGATGCTGGTCACTGATGAAAGCTGTAAACACTGGTATCAAGAGCTCCAGAGTAATGCTTTACCTTCTGTCAAGTGGCATGTTTTTTCAGGCTCCCTTTCTTCTggttttgaaaaaacatcaaatg TGTTAACTACTGAAACACTTAGGAAGCATGTCATAGGAACTAAACAACTGGATTACTCCTGGGCACCTGAGGGCGCTGTCATAATATGCTTCACTTCAG gAACCACTGGAAGGCCCAAGGGAGTTATCATAAGCCATTCAGCTATGATAGTACAGTCCCTAGCGAAAGTTGCTGTTGTTGGTTACAGTGAGGATGAT GTTTATTTGCACACTGCTCCATTGTGCCATATTGGTGGATTGTCATCAGCCATAACCATGCTAATGGTCGGAGGTTGCCATGTCTTGATACCAAAATTTGAGGCTTCGTTAGCCATAGAAGCTATCAAGCAACATTGTGTTACTTCTCTAATCACTGTCCCAGCAATGATGGCTGATTTGATTTCCTTAACCAG GTTGAAAGAAACTTGGAAAGGGAGGCAATATGTGAAGAAACTATTAAATGGAGGTGGGAGTCTGTCAGCTGAGCTTATGAAAGATGCCACTGAATTGTTCCCAAGAGCTAAGCTTCTTTCAGCTTACG AGACATGTTCTTCTCTAACTTTCATGACCCTTCATGATCCAACACTTCAAACCCCTGCTCAGACTCTGCAGACAGTGGATAAAACTAAATCCAGTTCAGTTCACCAACCAAATGGTGTATGTGTTGGCAAACCTCCACCAAATGTTGAATTAAAGATAAGTGCTGACGAACCTTCTACCATTGGCAGAATTTTAACTAGAGGTCCCCATCTAATGCTTAGTTATTGGGATCAGAATCCAATGAAGGCAACAGAATCCACCAATGATTTTTGGCTTGACACAGGTGACATTGGTTCCATAGATGACTGTGGCAATGTATGGCTCGTTGGACGACAGAATGCCCAAATCAAGAGCGGTGGAGAGAACATTTACCCTGAAGAG GTGGAAGCAATGTTGTTGCAACATCCAGGAGTTATTGCCACTGTTGTAGTGGGAGTTCCAGAAGCTCGTTTGACAGAGATGGTTGTTGCTTGCATTAAATTAAGACAAAGTTGGCATTGGACCAATAACAAGTGTAAACAATCTGCAGAAAACAATCTAACCTTATGCAGAGAGGTTCTGAGAGACTACTGTAGGGAAAAGAAATTAACCGG GTTTAAAG
- the LOC133702872 gene encoding 2-succinylbenzoate--CoA ligase, chloroplastic/peroxisomal isoform X3, translating into MANYSQAHICQCLTRLSTLRSTSVVTISGNRQKTGHQFVGDVLSLAHGLLQLGLGNGDIVAICGFNSDWYLEWLLAVAFVGGIVAPLNYRWSFEEAKSAMLMVRPVMLVTDESCKHWYQELQSNALPSVKWHVFSGSLSSGFEKTSNVLTTETLRKHVIGTKQLDYSWAPEGAVIICFTSGTTGRPKGVIISHSAMIVQSLAKVAVVGYSEDDVYLHTAPLCHIGGLSSAITMLMVGGCHVLIPKFEASLAIEAIKQHCVTSLITVPAMMADLISLTRLKETWKGRQYVKKLLNGGGSLSAELMKDATELFPRAKLLSAYGMTETCSSLTFMTLHDPTLQTPAQTLQTVDKTKSSSVHQPNGVCVGKPPPNVELKISADEPSTIGRILTRGPHLMLSYWDQNPMKATESTNDFWLDTGDIGSIDDCGNVWLVGRQNAQIKSGGENIYPEEVEAMLLQHPGVIATVVVGVPEARLTEMVVACIKLRQSWHWTNNKCKQSAENNLTLCREVLRDYCREKKLTGFKVPKLFILWRKPFPLTTTGKIRRDQVRREVMSHLQFFPSNL; encoded by the exons ATGGCTAATTACTCTCAAGCCCACATTTGCCAGTGCCTAACCAGACTATCAACTCTACGTTCAACTTCTGTGGTTACCATCTCTGGTAATAGGCAAAAAACAGGACACCAGTTTGTGGGAGATGTTTTGTCTTTGGCTCATGGGCTGCTTCAACTTGGTCTTGGCAATGGTGACATTGTAGCCATCTGTGGTTTCAACAG TGATTGGTATTTGGAGTGGTTACTTGCTGTTGCATTTGTTGGAGGCATAGTTGCTCCTTTGAATTACCGATGG AGCTTCGAAGAAGCAAAATCAGCAATGTTAATGGTAAGGCCAGTGATGCTGGTCACTGATGAAAGCTGTAAACACTGGTATCAAGAGCTCCAGAGTAATGCTTTACCTTCTGTCAAGTGGCATGTTTTTTCAGGCTCCCTTTCTTCTggttttgaaaaaacatcaaatg TGTTAACTACTGAAACACTTAGGAAGCATGTCATAGGAACTAAACAACTGGATTACTCCTGGGCACCTGAGGGCGCTGTCATAATATGCTTCACTTCAG gAACCACTGGAAGGCCCAAGGGAGTTATCATAAGCCATTCAGCTATGATAGTACAGTCCCTAGCGAAAGTTGCTGTTGTTGGTTACAGTGAGGATGAT GTTTATTTGCACACTGCTCCATTGTGCCATATTGGTGGATTGTCATCAGCCATAACCATGCTAATGGTCGGAGGTTGCCATGTCTTGATACCAAAATTTGAGGCTTCGTTAGCCATAGAAGCTATCAAGCAACATTGTGTTACTTCTCTAATCACTGTCCCAGCAATGATGGCTGATTTGATTTCCTTAACCAG GTTGAAAGAAACTTGGAAAGGGAGGCAATATGTGAAGAAACTATTAAATGGAGGTGGGAGTCTGTCAGCTGAGCTTATGAAAGATGCCACTGAATTGTTCCCAAGAGCTAAGCTTCTTTCAGCTTACG GGATGACAGAGACATGTTCTTCTCTAACTTTCATGACCCTTCATGATCCAACACTTCAAACCCCTGCTCAGACTCTGCAGACAGTGGATAAAACTAAATCCAGTTCAGTTCACCAACCAAATGGTGTATGTGTTGGCAAACCTCCACCAAATGTTGAATTAAAGATAAGTGCTGACGAACCTTCTACCATTGGCAGAATTTTAACTAGAGGTCCCCATCTAATGCTTAGTTATTGGGATCAGAATCCAATGAAGGCAACAGAATCCACCAATGATTTTTGGCTTGACACAGGTGACATTGGTTCCATAGATGACTGTGGCAATGTATGGCTCGTTGGACGACAGAATGCCCAAATCAAGAGCGGTGGAGAGAACATTTACCCTGAAGAG GTGGAAGCAATGTTGTTGCAACATCCAGGAGTTATTGCCACTGTTGTAGTGGGAGTTCCAGAAGCTCGTTTGACAGAGATGGTTGTTGCTTGCATTAAATTAAGACAAAGTTGGCATTGGACCAATAACAAGTGTAAACAATCTGCAGAAAACAATCTAACCTTATGCAGAGAGGTTCTGAGAGACTACTGTAGGGAAAAGAAATTAACCGG GTTTAAAG
- the LOC133702872 gene encoding 2-succinylbenzoate--CoA ligase, chloroplastic/peroxisomal isoform X1, which translates to MANYSQAHICQCLTRLSTLRSTSVVTISGNRQKTGHQFVGDVLSLAHGLLQLGLGNGDIVAICGFNSDWYLEWLLAVAFVGGIVAPLNYRWVSTSPACSFEEAKSAMLMVRPVMLVTDESCKHWYQELQSNALPSVKWHVFSGSLSSGFEKTSNVLTTETLRKHVIGTKQLDYSWAPEGAVIICFTSGTTGRPKGVIISHSAMIVQSLAKVAVVGYSEDDVYLHTAPLCHIGGLSSAITMLMVGGCHVLIPKFEASLAIEAIKQHCVTSLITVPAMMADLISLTRLKETWKGRQYVKKLLNGGGSLSAELMKDATELFPRAKLLSAYGMTETCSSLTFMTLHDPTLQTPAQTLQTVDKTKSSSVHQPNGVCVGKPPPNVELKISADEPSTIGRILTRGPHLMLSYWDQNPMKATESTNDFWLDTGDIGSIDDCGNVWLVGRQNAQIKSGGENIYPEEVEAMLLQHPGVIATVVVGVPEARLTEMVVACIKLRQSWHWTNNKCKQSAENNLTLCREVLRDYCREKKLTGFKVPKLFILWRKPFPLTTTGKIRRDQVRREVMSHLQFFPSNL; encoded by the exons ATGGCTAATTACTCTCAAGCCCACATTTGCCAGTGCCTAACCAGACTATCAACTCTACGTTCAACTTCTGTGGTTACCATCTCTGGTAATAGGCAAAAAACAGGACACCAGTTTGTGGGAGATGTTTTGTCTTTGGCTCATGGGCTGCTTCAACTTGGTCTTGGCAATGGTGACATTGTAGCCATCTGTGGTTTCAACAG TGATTGGTATTTGGAGTGGTTACTTGCTGTTGCATTTGTTGGAGGCATAGTTGCTCCTTTGAATTACCGATGGGTTAGTACATCACCTGCCTGT AGCTTCGAAGAAGCAAAATCAGCAATGTTAATGGTAAGGCCAGTGATGCTGGTCACTGATGAAAGCTGTAAACACTGGTATCAAGAGCTCCAGAGTAATGCTTTACCTTCTGTCAAGTGGCATGTTTTTTCAGGCTCCCTTTCTTCTggttttgaaaaaacatcaaatg TGTTAACTACTGAAACACTTAGGAAGCATGTCATAGGAACTAAACAACTGGATTACTCCTGGGCACCTGAGGGCGCTGTCATAATATGCTTCACTTCAG gAACCACTGGAAGGCCCAAGGGAGTTATCATAAGCCATTCAGCTATGATAGTACAGTCCCTAGCGAAAGTTGCTGTTGTTGGTTACAGTGAGGATGAT GTTTATTTGCACACTGCTCCATTGTGCCATATTGGTGGATTGTCATCAGCCATAACCATGCTAATGGTCGGAGGTTGCCATGTCTTGATACCAAAATTTGAGGCTTCGTTAGCCATAGAAGCTATCAAGCAACATTGTGTTACTTCTCTAATCACTGTCCCAGCAATGATGGCTGATTTGATTTCCTTAACCAG GTTGAAAGAAACTTGGAAAGGGAGGCAATATGTGAAGAAACTATTAAATGGAGGTGGGAGTCTGTCAGCTGAGCTTATGAAAGATGCCACTGAATTGTTCCCAAGAGCTAAGCTTCTTTCAGCTTACG GGATGACAGAGACATGTTCTTCTCTAACTTTCATGACCCTTCATGATCCAACACTTCAAACCCCTGCTCAGACTCTGCAGACAGTGGATAAAACTAAATCCAGTTCAGTTCACCAACCAAATGGTGTATGTGTTGGCAAACCTCCACCAAATGTTGAATTAAAGATAAGTGCTGACGAACCTTCTACCATTGGCAGAATTTTAACTAGAGGTCCCCATCTAATGCTTAGTTATTGGGATCAGAATCCAATGAAGGCAACAGAATCCACCAATGATTTTTGGCTTGACACAGGTGACATTGGTTCCATAGATGACTGTGGCAATGTATGGCTCGTTGGACGACAGAATGCCCAAATCAAGAGCGGTGGAGAGAACATTTACCCTGAAGAG GTGGAAGCAATGTTGTTGCAACATCCAGGAGTTATTGCCACTGTTGTAGTGGGAGTTCCAGAAGCTCGTTTGACAGAGATGGTTGTTGCTTGCATTAAATTAAGACAAAGTTGGCATTGGACCAATAACAAGTGTAAACAATCTGCAGAAAACAATCTAACCTTATGCAGAGAGGTTCTGAGAGACTACTGTAGGGAAAAGAAATTAACCGG GTTTAAAG